A window of the Synechococcus sp. LTW-R genome harbors these coding sequences:
- the fabI gene encoding enoyl-ACP reductase FabI translates to MLLDLRGKKALVTGIANNKSIAWGIAQQLHAAGAQLGVTYLPDDKGRFEGKVRELTAPLAPTLFEPLNVQDPAQIEAVFAKVKEQWGQIDVLVHCLAFAGKDELIGDYSNISPEGFARALEVSAYSLAPLCKHAKPLFSDGGSVITLSYLGAERAIPNYNVMGVAKAALEASVRYLAAELGEKQVRVNAISAGPIRTLASSAIGGILDMIHNVEEKAPLHRTVTQDEVGGTAAFLASNLASGITGQTIYVDAGYCITGM, encoded by the coding sequence ATGCTTCTCGATCTGCGCGGTAAGAAGGCCCTCGTCACCGGCATCGCCAACAACAAGTCGATCGCTTGGGGCATTGCCCAGCAGCTGCACGCCGCCGGCGCCCAGCTTGGGGTGACCTACCTTCCCGATGACAAGGGTCGCTTTGAAGGCAAGGTGCGTGAGCTGACCGCCCCCCTGGCCCCCACCCTGTTTGAGCCACTGAACGTGCAGGATCCTGCTCAAATCGAGGCGGTGTTTGCCAAGGTCAAGGAGCAATGGGGTCAGATCGATGTCCTCGTGCACTGCCTGGCCTTCGCCGGTAAGGATGAGCTGATCGGGGATTACTCGAACATCTCTCCCGAGGGCTTCGCCCGGGCCCTCGAGGTGAGTGCCTACTCCCTGGCTCCGCTCTGCAAGCACGCCAAGCCCCTCTTCAGCGATGGCGGCAGCGTGATCACCCTGAGCTATCTCGGCGCCGAGCGCGCGATTCCCAACTACAATGTGATGGGCGTGGCTAAGGCTGCTCTGGAGGCTTCCGTCCGCTACCTGGCCGCTGAGCTGGGTGAGAAGCAGGTGCGTGTGAACGCCATCAGCGCCGGTCCGATCCGCACCCTGGCCAGCTCCGCCATTGGCGGCATCCTCGACATGATCCACAACGTCGAGGAGAAGGCTCCCCTGCACCGCACCGTCACCCAGGACGAGGTGGGTGGCACCGCCGCCTTCCTGGCCAGCAACCTGGCCTCCGGCATCACCGGTCAGACCATCTATGTCGACGCCGGTTACTGCATCACCGGCATGTGA
- a CDS encoding FAD-binding domain-containing protein — protein sequence MASPTLRGVPLNWDEHPGDLPRQFSDRSELERTLQQLFPEASGGLSPIPGGRRKAEALLGKVQPERYAKARNFLSGPVTRLSPYIRHGAISLAEVRDAVFARTKQRQTSEKLINELGWRDYWQRLWAQLGDGIWSDQESLKTGHHPGAYAESLPADLADGQTGLACMDGFIQELHQTGWLHNHARMWLAAYVVHWRRIRWQAGAQWFLRHLLDGDPASNNLSWQWVASSFSHKPYFFNRANLERYSDGRYCQDCEVSAKGCPFEASYEQLEQRLFQQQAAIRETSDRPNRRQRPSSSKASAFSRPAKPNR from the coding sequence TTGGCCAGTCCCACCCTGCGCGGAGTGCCCCTGAATTGGGATGAGCACCCGGGCGATCTCCCCCGCCAGTTCTCAGACCGCAGCGAGCTCGAGCGCACACTGCAGCAGCTCTTTCCTGAGGCCAGTGGCGGCTTGAGCCCGATCCCAGGGGGCCGGCGCAAGGCGGAGGCCCTGCTGGGCAAGGTCCAACCGGAGCGCTATGCGAAAGCCCGCAACTTTCTCAGTGGCCCCGTTACCCGGCTCTCGCCCTACATCCGCCATGGAGCGATCAGCCTGGCGGAAGTGCGGGATGCGGTCTTTGCCCGCACCAAGCAACGGCAGACCAGCGAGAAGCTGATCAATGAGCTGGGCTGGCGGGACTACTGGCAGCGCCTCTGGGCTCAGCTCGGCGACGGGATCTGGAGCGATCAGGAATCCCTCAAGACCGGCCATCACCCCGGCGCTTACGCCGAATCGCTGCCGGCGGATCTAGCCGACGGTCAGACCGGCTTGGCCTGCATGGATGGATTCATCCAGGAGTTGCACCAAACCGGCTGGCTCCACAACCACGCCCGGATGTGGCTGGCGGCGTATGTCGTGCACTGGCGGCGGATCCGCTGGCAGGCCGGCGCCCAGTGGTTCCTGCGCCACCTGCTCGATGGGGACCCGGCCAGCAACAACCTCAGCTGGCAGTGGGTGGCCAGCAGCTTCAGCCACAAGCCCTACTTCTTCAACCGCGCAAACCTGGAGCGCTACAGCGATGGCCGCTACTGCCAGGACTGCGAAGTGAGCGCCAAGGGCTGCCCATTTGAGGCCAGCTACGAGCAGCTCGAGCAGCGCCTGTTCCAGCAGCAAGCCGCGATCCGAGAGACGAGCGATCGCCCCAACCGCCGCCAACGCCCCTCGAGCTCCAAAGCCTCCGCCTTCAGCCGTCCCGCCAAGCCGAACCGATGA
- a CDS encoding thioredoxin family protein translates to MVLTPSEMLPLGTPLPEFSLERAAGGRWETAALKAKPVLVLFICAHCPYVIHIEPELGRLERDYGEQVQIVAISSNSTITHPQDGPEGLRAQAERQGWSFPYLFDASQAVAKAFQAACTPDLFLFNSQHQLVYRGQLDGSRPGNDEALTGTDLRAAIDGLLAGRAVNPDQRPSIGCNIKWHPEEA, encoded by the coding sequence ATGGTGCTCACCCCGTCTGAAATGTTGCCCCTGGGAACGCCCCTGCCGGAGTTCTCACTGGAGCGGGCCGCAGGGGGGCGCTGGGAGACCGCAGCACTGAAGGCCAAGCCCGTGCTGGTGCTCTTCATCTGTGCCCACTGCCCCTACGTGATCCACATCGAGCCTGAGCTGGGTCGGCTGGAGCGGGACTACGGCGAGCAGGTGCAAATCGTGGCGATCTCGAGCAACAGCACGATCACCCACCCCCAGGACGGCCCCGAAGGCTTACGAGCCCAGGCCGAACGCCAAGGCTGGAGCTTCCCCTACCTCTTCGACGCCAGCCAAGCAGTAGCCAAGGCCTTCCAGGCGGCCTGCACCCCTGACCTTTTCCTGTTCAACAGCCAGCACCAGCTCGTCTACCGCGGCCAACTGGATGGGAGCCGTCCCGGCAACGACGAAGCCCTCACCGGGACGGACCTACGGGCTGCGATCGATGGCCTGTTGGCGGGCCGAGCCGTAAACCCCGATCAGCGTCCCTCGATTGGCTGCAACATCAAGTGGCATCCGGAGGAGGCCTAA
- a CDS encoding DegT/DnrJ/EryC1/StrS aminotransferase family protein — MQVPPFSLTEQLAQLGPELDAAVLEVLRSGQYIGGGVIAAFEKAFAESVGTPFAVGCNSGTDALILALRGLGIGPGDEVITASFSFFATAEAISAVGATPVFVDVEESSYLIDLDQVEAAITPATKALIPVHLFGRPVDMERVSSIAQRHNLKVVEDCAQASGASWAGLPVGSWGDVGCFSFFPTKNLGGAGDGGAVTCKDEALAQRMRELAVHGMPRRYLHSELGYNSRLDSIQAAVLNVKLPHLSSWVEKRTAIAQRYRAELSGSNGFALPEAGPKGHSWNQFVMRVPACNPSPACGSTCTPSADSANFGLPEACCRDWLKQQLQDAGVTTIIYYPIPIHRQPAYAHLNYPPGSLPITERLCSEVLSLPIFPELSAEQQCRVIETVQQITTAEKLAQTNSFLHNK; from the coding sequence ATGCAGGTGCCCCCTTTCAGCCTCACCGAACAGCTGGCGCAGCTCGGGCCTGAGCTGGATGCAGCGGTTTTAGAGGTTCTCCGTAGCGGTCAATACATCGGCGGAGGGGTCATCGCGGCATTCGAGAAGGCCTTCGCCGAAAGCGTCGGCACTCCCTTTGCTGTGGGCTGCAACAGCGGCACCGATGCCTTGATCCTGGCCCTGCGCGGCCTGGGCATTGGTCCTGGCGACGAGGTGATCACCGCCTCCTTCAGCTTTTTTGCCACGGCCGAGGCCATCAGCGCGGTGGGCGCGACACCAGTCTTCGTCGACGTTGAGGAGAGCTCTTATCTGATTGATCTGGATCAGGTCGAGGCCGCGATCACGCCGGCGACCAAAGCCCTGATCCCGGTCCATCTCTTCGGCCGGCCCGTCGACATGGAGAGGGTGAGTTCCATCGCTCAACGCCACAACCTGAAGGTGGTTGAGGACTGTGCCCAAGCCAGTGGTGCCAGCTGGGCAGGCCTCCCGGTGGGCAGCTGGGGTGATGTGGGCTGCTTCAGCTTCTTCCCAACCAAGAACCTCGGCGGCGCCGGGGACGGCGGCGCGGTGACCTGCAAAGACGAAGCCCTCGCCCAACGGATGCGGGAGCTAGCGGTGCACGGGATGCCCCGGCGCTATCTCCACAGCGAACTCGGCTACAACAGCCGCCTCGATTCCATCCAGGCCGCCGTCCTCAACGTCAAGCTGCCCCACCTGAGCAGCTGGGTCGAGAAGCGAACCGCCATTGCCCAGCGCTATCGCGCAGAGCTGAGCGGCAGCAACGGCTTCGCCCTGCCCGAGGCCGGCCCAAAGGGGCACAGCTGGAACCAGTTCGTGATGCGCGTCCCCGCCTGCAACCCCAGCCCCGCCTGCGGCTCGACTTGCACCCCATCCGCCGACAGCGCCAACTTCGGCCTGCCGGAAGCCTGCTGCCGCGACTGGCTCAAACAGCAGCTGCAGGACGCCGGGGTGACGACGATCATTTACTACCCAATCCCGATCCACCGCCAGCCGGCCTACGCCCACCTGAATTACCCGCCCGGCTCGCTGCCGATCACCGAGCGCCTCTGCTCCGAGGTCCTCAGCTTGCCGATCTTCCCGGAGCTCAGCGCCGAACAGCAATGTCGAGTTATTGAGACAGTACAGCAAATCACCACAGCAGAAAAATTAGCACAAACAAATAGCTTTCTTCACAACAAATAA
- a CDS encoding FAD-binding domain-containing protein, whose protein sequence is MAPERWLFWHRRDLRLADNLGLAAAAAATPAVTGVFVLDPAILSAADMAPARVWFLLESLNELMANWRKAGSELLLLRGDPAEVLPQLAEAIGAGVVAWNRDVEPYGRERDRRVAAALQAQGQKVLVDWDQLLVAPEALKTGGGDPYKVYGPFKRNWFGQVERRAAAGELALRPAPQGLLAHGAELPERLPLLRDLPSLESLGKTFPGVDLCPCRPGEVAAAQQLQTFCDGGPLLSYEPGRNMPGEAGTSGLSAALKFGTLSPRQAWDAAQQAKALVRSDEQRESIQVWEQELAWREFYQQALFHFPELADGPYRPQWKLFPWENAPERYQAWCDGLTGMPIIDAAMRQLNESGWMHNRCRMIVASYLVKDLICDWRLGETTFMARLVDGDLAANNGGWQWSASSGMDPKPLRIFNPATQASKFDPQGVYIRSWLPELKHVNTKDLLSGEISPIERRGYPRLIVNHKIQQRRFKEIYSTIG, encoded by the coding sequence ATGGCACCGGAGCGTTGGCTGTTTTGGCATCGCCGCGATTTGCGCCTGGCCGACAACCTCGGCTTGGCGGCAGCGGCTGCAGCCACCCCTGCGGTCACCGGGGTGTTTGTGCTGGATCCGGCGATCCTCTCGGCCGCCGATATGGCGCCAGCTCGGGTCTGGTTTCTGCTCGAGAGCCTGAATGAACTCATGGCCAATTGGCGCAAGGCCGGTAGTGAGTTGCTGCTGCTTCGAGGGGATCCTGCGGAGGTATTGCCACAGTTGGCCGAGGCGATCGGTGCTGGTGTCGTCGCCTGGAACCGTGATGTGGAGCCGTACGGGCGTGAACGCGATCGACGGGTGGCTGCGGCGCTTCAGGCGCAGGGGCAAAAGGTCCTGGTGGACTGGGATCAGCTCCTGGTTGCTCCGGAGGCCCTCAAGACGGGCGGCGGAGATCCGTACAAGGTGTACGGACCGTTCAAGCGCAATTGGTTTGGCCAGGTTGAGCGCAGGGCAGCGGCTGGAGAGTTAGCGCTGCGGCCCGCTCCCCAGGGACTGTTAGCCCATGGGGCCGAGCTGCCAGAGCGACTGCCACTGCTCCGAGACCTGCCGTCTCTCGAGTCCCTTGGCAAAACCTTTCCCGGAGTTGATCTCTGCCCCTGTCGCCCGGGTGAGGTCGCGGCAGCTCAGCAACTCCAAACCTTCTGTGATGGCGGCCCGTTGTTGTCCTATGAGCCCGGCCGGAACATGCCGGGAGAGGCTGGGACGTCAGGCCTCTCGGCAGCCTTGAAGTTCGGGACCCTCAGTCCCCGTCAGGCCTGGGATGCCGCTCAGCAAGCCAAGGCGTTGGTCCGCAGCGATGAGCAGCGCGAGTCGATTCAGGTGTGGGAGCAGGAGTTGGCGTGGCGCGAGTTCTACCAACAAGCGCTGTTCCATTTCCCGGAGCTCGCCGACGGTCCGTACCGGCCCCAGTGGAAGTTGTTCCCCTGGGAAAACGCGCCTGAGCGCTATCAGGCTTGGTGCGATGGGCTGACGGGTATGCCAATCATTGATGCCGCGATGCGACAGCTCAACGAGAGCGGTTGGATGCACAACCGCTGCCGGATGATCGTCGCCTCTTATTTGGTGAAGGACCTCATCTGCGATTGGCGCCTGGGCGAGACCACTTTCATGGCCCGCCTCGTCGATGGGGATCTTGCGGCCAACAATGGTGGTTGGCAGTGGAGTGCCAGCAGCGGGATGGATCCCAAGCCCTTGCGGATCTTCAACCCAGCAACTCAGGCCAGCAAGTTCGACCCACAAGGCGTTTATATCCGCAGTTGGCTACCGGAGCTCAAGCATGTCAACACCAAGGACTTGCTGAGCGGTGAGATCAGCCCAATAGAGCGTCGCGGCTATCCGAGATTGATAGTTAATCACAAAATCCAGCAGAGACGATTCAAGGAGATATACTCAACAATTGGATAG
- a CDS encoding acylneuraminate cytidylyltransferase family protein encodes MALKPLCFWSIEAALELEVPVYISTEDPEIKETIANSYQSVLFVDRPSRLAQDSSSTEDVIDHFFSVVSPSNILLIQATSPLTRGAHLSEAIKLFKENNRRPLVSCVRKHQFLWGEDGRPINYNPEARPRRQDWDGCLIENGAFYIFSREAYLLHRCRCAPPVTLYEMSSIHGIEVDDLTDWNLVESLLHLRLGQIS; translated from the coding sequence ATGGCTCTCAAGCCCTTATGCTTCTGGTCTATTGAAGCCGCTCTGGAGCTTGAGGTACCGGTTTATATATCTACAGAAGACCCAGAGATTAAAGAAACTATAGCAAACAGTTATCAAAGTGTATTGTTTGTTGACCGGCCAAGTCGATTGGCGCAGGACAGTTCTTCTACCGAAGATGTGATTGATCACTTTTTTAGTGTTGTAAGTCCTTCAAACATACTCTTGATTCAGGCGACTTCTCCGTTGACTCGTGGTGCGCACCTTTCTGAAGCAATCAAACTATTCAAGGAAAATAATCGAAGGCCGCTGGTCTCATGCGTTCGAAAGCATCAGTTTTTGTGGGGAGAGGATGGTAGGCCTATTAATTACAATCCAGAAGCGCGACCGCGCCGTCAGGACTGGGATGGTTGCTTGATTGAGAACGGAGCTTTTTATATATTCTCAAGAGAAGCATATCTTCTTCATCGTTGTAGATGTGCACCTCCTGTCACTCTCTACGAGATGTCCAGTATTCATGGTATTGAGGTTGATGATCTTACCGACTGGAACCTTGTCGAGTCTTTGCTGCATTTGCGTCTCGGTCAAATTTCGTGA